From a single Oncorhynchus nerka isolate Pitt River linkage group LG11, Oner_Uvic_2.0, whole genome shotgun sequence genomic region:
- the LOC115121576 gene encoding LOW QUALITY PROTEIN: uncharacterized protein LOC115121576 (The sequence of the model RefSeq protein was modified relative to this genomic sequence to represent the inferred CDS: deleted 1 base in 1 codon) produces the protein MTAACQVVTTMSLRGDRTSVFTFQSAVHSSHVLTRLNDQRLSDVLCDVTLVAGGRAFRAHCSVLASCSDYFHSRILNHTSPSLVLTLPDQVTAEGFEPLLQFCYTSKLLFTKDNIMAIHRCAGLLGFHNLETSCFDFLLPKFLEGSNITAQETRRRRRGGCCQGRSQIRSSNQGRLPSGRSPGQRRSPSVDSAHCTGCQSQSRTPNQSISPSQGLLPSGMTPSQGLLPSGMTPSQGMLPSGMTPSQGLLPSGMTPSQGMLPSGSLAHNTDTNRDREQQVLPHPQNTGPSQTTGSDVRNIGSDVRAQCSTANPSGTMSHQSLTVPSDGNVQINFLSSSRCPKSLALLVNPVSSGREQFCLQTCGPNMSPLSLGGLPSSSGLGVCPILAKPCPGGVDRKPDPDAVFSDRDILGMEAAVCPMTMGEGSLRDCPLSCELPSHDDASPSDVIEATVGEMDDDQPAVGSLMAEEAGCNPGSCSTCPLRGSGVVEEAELQLPVLDLLAIHKSPNSENSEGESRGGCLMLPRPRRLGQVDQLPVLMQREEPGLDGSVAVEGHLPDSALTDPSLSDPTLCGLTPDGRGYGERSSVEREVAEHLAKGFWPDLYPSQTEPLPNLDTMEHGGLGRVPNLDTMEHGGLGRVPNLDTMEHGGLGRVPNLDTMEHGGLGRVPNLDTMEHGGLGRVPNLDTMEHGGLGKATDFPWQLDLNSNPADCPFLRDLGTGEAEGMEEVEGVGEMGKVGQTGVMGGVEETGEAQTPGGNHSLSQSEMSPYMSSLNSGEDSDGDLDTDGDTEREANNRRAQEVRLPFPVVQISSVSRSAFQQLLRCQQLTHEQLEFVHDVRRRSKNRVAAQRCRKRKLEGISQLQTEIGTLRGEKKRLLEEQAHLQRNMEEMLQSLTGLCHSVCNEAGVCHEQDQLQLLSKLQSPDISVSALLNTLASPSLPLSSPGLPLGLKPESLEPQPLPTPPAQP, from the exons ATGACAG CAGCTTGTCAGGTTGTCACCACCATGTCTCTCAGGGGCGACCGTACCTCGGTGTTCACGTTCCAGTCTGCGGTTCACAGCTCCCACGTCCTGACGCGTCTCAACGACCAGAGACTGAGTGATGTGTTGTGTGATGTTACACTAGTGGCAGGTGGCAGGGCGTTCAGGGCCCACTGCTCTGTACTGGCCTCCTGTAGTGACTACTTCCACAGCAGGATCCTCAACCACACCAGCCCCAGCCTGGTGCTCACTTTGCCTGATCAG GTAACAGCAGAGGGGTTTGAACCATTGCTACAGTTCTGCTACACCTCCAAGCTGCTCTTCACCAAAGACAATATCATGGCCATCCACAGGTGTGCCGGGCTCCTGGGGTTTCACAACCTGGAGACTAGCTGCTTCGACTTCCTTCTGCCAAAGTTCCTGGAGGGTAGCAACATTACAGCCCAGgagacaagaagaagaagaagaggaggctgCTGTCAGGGCAGGTCCCAGATCAGGTCCTCCAACCAGGGAAGATTGCCTAGTGGCAGGTCCCCCGGCCAGAGGAGGTCCCCCAGTGTCGATTCAGCCCACTGTACAGGCTGTCAGTCTCAAAGCAGGACCCCCAACCAGAGCATTTCACCCAGCCAGGGCTTGTTACCTAGTGGCATGACCCCCAGCCAGGGCTTGTTGCCTAGTGGCATGACCCCCAGCCAGGGCATGTTGCCTAGTGGCATGACCCCCAGCCAGGGC TTGTTGCCTAGTGGCATGACCCCCAGCCAGGGCATGTTGCCTAGTGGCAGTTTAGCCCACAATACAGACACAAACCGAGACCGAGAGCAGCAGGTTCTACCTCATCCCCAGAACACGGGCCCAAGCCAGACAACCGGAAGTGATGTCAGGAACATAGGAAGTGACGTCAGGGCACAGTGTTCAACTGCCAACCCAAGTGGAACAATGTCACACCAGAGTTTAACAGTGCCTTCGGACGGAAACGTACAAATAAACTTTCTGTCGTCATCCCGATGTCCAAAGAGCCTGGCCTTACTAGTCAACCCGGTCAGCAGTGGTCGGGAGCAGTTCTGTTTACAGACCTGTGGCCCCAACATGTCACCCTTATCCCTCGGGGGACTGCCGTCCTCCAGTGGTCTTGGTGTCTGTCCCATCCTGGCCAAGCCGTGTCCTGGTGGTGTTGACCGTAAGCCAGACCCCGACGCCGTTTTCAGTGATAGAGACATCCTAGGGATGGAGGCAGCGGTGTGTCCCATGACGATGGGTGAGGGGAGTCTGAGAGATTGCCCACTCTCCTGTGAACTGCCGTCCCATGACGACGCGAGCCCATCAGACGTTATTGAGGCAACGGTTGGAGAGATGGACGATGACCAGCCTGCTGTTGGGAGTCTGATGGCTGAAGAAGCTGGGTGTAACCCAGGTTCCTGTAGCACGTGCCCACTGAGAGGCTCAGGGGTGGTAGAGGAGGCTGAGCTTCAGCTACCTGTATTGGATCTCCTGGCAATACACAAAAGCCCTAACTCAGAAAATAGTGAGGGGGAGAGCCGTGGTGGATGCCTTATGCTCCCAAGGCCACGACGATTAGGTCAAGTAGATCAGCTACCTGTGTTAATGCAGAGAGAGGAACCTGGTCTGGATGGCAGCGTGGCTGTTGAGGGTCATCTCCCTGACTCCGCCCTCACTgacccctccctctctgaccccACCCTCTGTGGTCTTACCCCTGATGGTAGGGGGTATGGAGAGCGGAGCAGCGTGGAGAGGGAGGTGGCTGAACATCTGGCCAAGGGTTTCTGGCCTGATTTATACCCCTCACAGACTGAACCTCTCCCTAATCTGGACACCATGGAGCACGGAGGTCTGGGGAGAGTTCCTAATCTGGACACCATGGAGCATGGAGGTCTGGGGAGAGTTCCTAATCTGGACACCATGGAGCACGGAGGTCTGGGGAGAGTTCCTAATCTGGACACCATGGAGCACGGAGGTCTGGGGAGAGTTCCTAATCTGGACACCATGGAGCACGGAGGTCTGGGGAGAGTTCCTAATCTGGACACCATGGAGCACGGAGGTCTGGGGAAGGCTACAGACTTCCCCTGGCAGCTAGACCTGAACTCAAATCCAGCAGACTGTCCCTTCCTTAGAGACCTGGGGACAGGAGAGGCAGAGGGGATGGAAGAggtagagggggtgggggagatgGGTAAGGTAGGACAGACGGGTGTGATGGGTGGGGTGGAAGAGACCGGGGAGGCCCAGACCCCCGGTGGGAACCACAGCCTGTCCCAGTCTGAGATGAGTCCCTACATGTCATCTCTTAACTCAGGAGAGGACTCAGACGGAGACCTGGACacagacggagacacggagagagaggccAACAACAGGAGAGCACAAGAG GTTCGTCTGCCCTTCCCGGTGGTTCAGATCTCGTCAGTGAGTCGTAGTGCCTTCCAACAGCTCCTCCGATGCCAGCAGCTGACCCACGAACAGCTGGAATTCGTCCACGACGTCCGCCGACGCAGCAAGAACCGCGTGGCCGCCCAGCGCTGTCGCAAGAGGAAGCTCGAAGGCATCAGTCAACTACAGACTGAGATCGGCACACTG agaggagagaagaagaggttgCTGGAGGAGCAGGCCCATCTGCAGAGG